One region of Pseudomonas sp. B21-040 genomic DNA includes:
- a CDS encoding MerR family transcriptional regulator — MRIGELAQASAVSRDTLRFYEQRGLIAAQRSANGYRDYPADMVQLVQYIKTAQRLGFTLGEIGNSVAAIWQSPDPDSAVTQLLQDKLKLIEARMDELGALRHELQQRLGQRCPLNP; from the coding sequence ATGCGCATCGGTGAATTAGCCCAGGCCAGCGCCGTCAGCCGCGACACGCTGCGCTTCTACGAGCAGCGCGGACTGATCGCGGCGCAACGCAGCGCCAATGGTTATCGCGACTACCCGGCGGACATGGTGCAACTGGTGCAGTACATCAAAACCGCTCAGCGACTGGGGTTTACCCTCGGCGAAATCGGCAACAGCGTCGCGGCCATCTGGCAATCACCTGATCCCGACAGTGCCGTCACGCAATTGCTGCAAGACAAACTCAAACTGATCGAAGCCCGGATGGATGAACTCGGCGCGTTGCGTCACGAGTTGCAACAACGGCTCGGGCAACGCTGTCCACTGAATCCATGA
- a CDS encoding ABC transporter permease — MDIDLLSNIFYAMVRCGTPLLLVALGELICEKSGVLNLGQEGMMLFGAVIGFIVALNSGNLWLGVLLAMFAGMLLSSLFALVALVFNANQVATGLALTIFGVGLSTFVGAAWVGKPLSGFEPVAIPYLSEIPLIGRMLFAQDLLVYLSFALFALVAWVILKSRVGLIIQAVGESPDAASAMGLPVLAVRTLAVLFGGAMAGLAGAYLSLAYTPMWAENMSAGRGWIALALVVFASWRVWRLLLGAYLFGLASILHLVAQGLGLAIPSSLLAMLPYVATIVVLVLLSRDALRTRLYAPVSLGQPWQAGH, encoded by the coding sequence ATGGATATCGATCTGCTGAGCAATATTTTCTACGCCATGGTCCGTTGCGGCACACCGTTGCTGTTGGTGGCGCTGGGTGAATTGATTTGCGAGAAAAGCGGCGTCCTCAACCTCGGCCAGGAAGGCATGATGCTGTTTGGCGCGGTGATCGGTTTTATCGTTGCGCTGAACAGCGGCAACCTCTGGCTTGGTGTGCTGTTGGCGATGTTCGCAGGGATGCTGCTGTCGTCGTTGTTTGCGTTAGTCGCGCTGGTGTTCAACGCCAATCAGGTAGCCACTGGCCTGGCGCTGACGATTTTCGGCGTGGGCCTGTCGACGTTTGTCGGCGCGGCGTGGGTCGGTAAACCGTTGAGCGGTTTTGAACCGGTGGCGATTCCCTATCTGAGTGAAATCCCGCTGATCGGGCGAATGCTGTTTGCACAGGATCTGCTGGTGTATTTGTCGTTCGCGCTGTTTGCGTTGGTGGCCTGGGTGATTTTGAAAAGCCGCGTCGGGCTGATCATTCAGGCGGTCGGGGAAAGCCCGGATGCAGCGAGTGCCATGGGCTTGCCGGTGTTGGCGGTGCGCACGCTGGCGGTGTTGTTTGGCGGCGCGATGGCCGGATTGGCCGGGGCGTATCTGTCCCTGGCATACACGCCGATGTGGGCGGAGAACATGAGCGCCGGACGCGGCTGGATTGCATTGGCGCTGGTGGTGTTCGCCAGTTGGCGGGTGTGGCGCTTGCTGCTGGGGGCGTATCTGTTCGGCCTCGCCAGCATCCTGCACCTGGTGGCGCAGGGATTGGGGCTGGCGATACCCTCGAGCCTGCTGGCGATGCTGCCGTATGTCGCGACGATTGTGGTGTTGGTGCTGCTGTCGCGGGATGCGTTGCGTACGCGGTTGTATGCGCCGGTTTCGTTGGGGCAGCCGTGGCAGGCCGGGCATTAG
- a CDS encoding ABC transporter permease: MLLSLEPRGQQSRLMLWCSPLLAAVLTLGCGSLLFVALGHDPLLTLHTLLIAPISDGYGVSELLVKALPILLCALGLAVAYQARIWNIGAEGQLLLGALAGSTLAVNIIDLQSRWALVLILLVGTVAGAAWAGLTAWLRTRFNANEILTSIMLNYIALNLLLFCVHGPLKDPEGFNFPQSAMFGDFSRLPLLTEDGRVHAGVYFALLALVAVWVLLQKSFVGFQIKVLGLDKRAAGFVGFREKRLIWLVLLISGGLAGLAGVCEVTGPIGQLVPQVSPGYGYAAITVAFLGRLNPVGIVFSSLLMALLYIGGESAQMSMNLPQAITQLFQGMMLFFLLASDVLILYRPRLNLRWARRAPATAVHAGAL, translated from the coding sequence ATGCTGCTTTCTCTCGAACCCCGTGGCCAGCAATCGCGCCTGATGCTTTGGTGCTCACCGTTGTTGGCGGCGGTGCTGACGCTGGGTTGTGGCTCATTGCTGTTTGTCGCGCTGGGCCACGATCCGCTGCTCACCTTGCACACGTTGTTGATTGCGCCGATCAGCGATGGATACGGCGTATCGGAACTCCTGGTCAAAGCGCTGCCGATTCTGCTGTGCGCATTGGGTCTGGCCGTGGCGTATCAGGCACGCATCTGGAACATCGGCGCAGAAGGTCAATTACTGCTCGGCGCATTGGCCGGCAGTACCTTGGCGGTGAACATCATTGACCTGCAAAGTCGCTGGGCACTGGTGCTGATTTTGCTCGTCGGCACCGTGGCCGGTGCAGCCTGGGCCGGGCTGACCGCCTGGTTGCGCACGCGCTTCAACGCCAACGAAATCCTCACCAGCATCATGCTCAATTACATCGCCCTGAACCTGCTGCTGTTTTGTGTGCATGGGCCGTTGAAAGACCCGGAGGGGTTCAATTTTCCGCAGTCAGCGATGTTCGGGGACTTCAGCCGTTTGCCCTTGCTGACCGAAGACGGCCGGGTTCACGCCGGGGTGTATTTCGCCTTGCTGGCGTTGGTCGCGGTCTGGGTGTTGTTGCAGAAAAGCTTTGTCGGTTTTCAGATCAAAGTGTTGGGGCTGGACAAGCGCGCGGCGGGGTTCGTCGGGTTTCGCGAGAAACGGCTGATCTGGCTGGTGCTGCTGATCAGCGGCGGTTTGGCGGGGTTGGCCGGCGTGTGTGAGGTGACCGGGCCGATCGGTCAATTGGTGCCGCAGGTCTCGCCCGGCTATGGCTATGCGGCGATTACCGTAGCGTTTCTCGGGCGGCTGAATCCTGTCGGCATTGTGTTTTCGAGCCTGTTGATGGCGTTGCTGTACATCGGTGGCGAGAGCGCGCAAATGAGCATGAACCTGCCACAAGCCATCACCCAACTGTTCCAGGGAATGATGTTGTTTTTCCTGCTGGCCAGCGATGTGCTGATTCTCTATCGGCCACGTTTGAACCTGCGCTGGGCCCGCCGCGCACCCGCCACCGCCGTACACGCAGGAGCGCTGTGA
- a CDS encoding ABC transporter ATP-binding protein codes for MPNPVPIPDQTPRLHLRSISKRYPGCLANDAIDLTIAPGEIHALLGENGAGKSTLMKIIYGVTQADSGEMIWQGQRVTMRNPAQARGLGIGMVFQHFSLFETLSVAQNIALAMGRAGGTPKQLEPKIREVSRRYGMALEPERLVHSLSIGERQRVEIIRCLMQDIRLLILDEPTSVLTPQEAEELFVTLRRLAAEGCSILFISHKLGEVRALCHSATVLRGGRVAGHCVPAECSDQQLARLMVGEAAELITDYPKVVASNAFLAINGVSWPNPDPFGCSLKGVDLEVRSGEIVGIAGVAGNGQDELLALLSGEERLSHNDGSTISFGGQPVAHLRPDARRKLGLAFVPAERLGHGAVPDLSLADNALLTAFQQGLVSHGLIQRAKVEALAEEIIKRFGVKTPDTQTPARSLSGGNLQKFILGREILQQPKLLIAAHPTWGVDVGAAATIHRVLIALRDAGAAILVISEDLDELFQISDRLGALCSGRLSPLKATVDTRLIDVGAWMAGQFDANQSPEPATV; via the coding sequence ATGCCCAACCCCGTGCCGATCCCCGATCAAACGCCGCGCCTGCACTTGCGCAGCATCAGCAAACGCTACCCCGGCTGCTTGGCCAACGACGCTATCGACCTGACCATTGCGCCTGGCGAAATCCATGCCCTGCTCGGGGAAAACGGCGCCGGTAAAAGTACGCTGATGAAGATCATCTACGGCGTCACCCAAGCCGATTCGGGAGAGATGATCTGGCAAGGGCAACGCGTGACCATGCGCAACCCCGCCCAGGCCCGAGGTCTTGGGATCGGCATGGTGTTCCAGCATTTCTCGCTGTTCGAAACACTGAGCGTGGCGCAGAACATCGCACTGGCGATGGGCCGGGCGGGTGGCACACCGAAACAGCTTGAACCGAAAATTCGTGAAGTGTCCCGACGTTATGGCATGGCGCTGGAGCCGGAGCGACTTGTCCACAGCCTGTCCATTGGCGAGCGGCAACGGGTAGAAATCATTCGCTGCCTGATGCAAGACATCCGCTTGCTGATCCTCGATGAACCAACCTCGGTGCTGACCCCGCAAGAGGCCGAGGAATTGTTCGTCACCTTGCGCCGACTCGCCGCCGAAGGCTGCAGCATTCTGTTTATCAGCCACAAGCTCGGTGAAGTCCGGGCGCTGTGCCACAGCGCGACCGTGTTGCGCGGCGGTCGAGTGGCCGGGCATTGCGTGCCGGCCGAATGCTCGGACCAACAATTGGCGCGGCTGATGGTGGGTGAAGCGGCAGAGTTGATAACGGACTACCCGAAGGTCGTGGCCAGCAATGCGTTCCTGGCTATTAACGGCGTGTCCTGGCCCAACCCCGACCCGTTCGGCTGCTCGCTCAAAGGCGTTGATCTTGAGGTGCGCAGCGGTGAAATCGTCGGCATCGCCGGTGTCGCGGGTAATGGTCAGGATGAATTGCTGGCCCTGCTCAGCGGCGAAGAACGACTGAGCCACAACGACGGATCGACGATCAGTTTCGGCGGGCAACCCGTCGCCCACCTGCGGCCTGATGCACGGCGTAAGCTCGGCCTCGCCTTCGTTCCGGCTGAACGCCTGGGTCACGGCGCGGTACCGGATTTGAGCCTGGCGGACAACGCGCTGCTCACAGCGTTTCAACAAGGGCTGGTCAGTCACGGATTGATTCAGCGCGCAAAGGTTGAAGCATTGGCCGAAGAAATCATCAAGCGCTTTGGCGTAAAAACCCCCGATACCCAAACGCCAGCCCGCAGCCTCTCCGGTGGCAACTTGCAGAAATTCATCCTCGGCCGGGAGATCCTCCAGCAACCCAAACTGCTGATCGCCGCACACCCGACCTGGGGCGTGGACGTCGGCGCCGCCGCGACCATTCACCGCGTGCTGATTGCCTTGCGCGATGCCGGCGCAGCGATTCTGGTGATCTCCGAAGACCTCGACGAATTGTTCCAGATCAGCGACCGCCTCGGCGCGTTGTGCAGCGGGCGGCTGTCGCCGCTCAAAGCCACTGTCGACACGCGCCTGATTGACGTCGGCGCCTGGATGGCCGGCCAGTTCGATGCCAATCAATCACCTGAACCCGCAACGGTTTAA
- a CDS encoding YigZ family protein, with the protein MPFTLSDFCEYREEIRKSRFITFAAPIASPADAQAFIEQHSDLNASHNCWAWKLGDQYRSNDDGEPGGTAGRPILAAIEAQDCDQVAVLVIRWYGGIQLGTGGLARAYGGGANKCLQAAPKIELISRVPVSCACAFGELALVKLRVAELGGLVVEETFTANGVELQLAVGKAQISALQSQLADLSRGRIVLQH; encoded by the coding sequence ATGCCTTTTACCCTCAGCGACTTTTGCGAATACCGCGAAGAGATTCGCAAAAGCCGCTTCATCACCTTCGCCGCACCGATTGCCAGCCCTGCTGACGCCCAGGCCTTCATCGAGCAACACAGCGATCTGAATGCGTCGCACAATTGCTGGGCGTGGAAGCTCGGCGATCAGTACCGCAGCAACGACGATGGCGAGCCCGGAGGCACCGCTGGCCGGCCGATTCTGGCCGCCATCGAAGCACAGGACTGCGACCAGGTCGCGGTGCTGGTGATTCGCTGGTATGGCGGTATTCAACTGGGCACCGGCGGCCTCGCCCGGGCCTATGGCGGCGGCGCCAACAAGTGTCTGCAAGCCGCGCCGAAGATTGAGCTGATCAGTCGCGTACCCGTCAGTTGTGCCTGCGCCTTCGGCGAACTGGCGCTGGTGAAACTTCGTGTGGCGGAACTGGGCGGGCTGGTGGTGGAAGAAACGTTCACCGCCAACGGCGTCGAACTGCAATTGGCAGTGGGGAAAGCGCAAATCAGTGCTCTGCAATCGCAGCTGGCGGACTTGAGTCGCGGGCGCATTGTGTTGCAGCACTGA
- a CDS encoding TetR/AcrR family transcriptional regulator yields the protein MTFEVPAHGGKPASRIRQKNEETIIKAAEDEFARHGFKGTSMNTIALNAGLPKANLHYYFTNKLGLYVAVLSNIIELWDSTFNTLTAEDDPAEALTRYIRAKMEFSRRQPQASRVFAMEVISGGECLTEYFNQDYRAWFQGRAAVFQAWIDAGKMDPVDPVNLIFLLWGSTQHYADFATQICRVSGRTKLTKQDMEEAGNNLIRIILKGCGLTPAI from the coding sequence ATGACCTTTGAAGTCCCAGCTCACGGCGGCAAACCTGCCAGCCGCATTCGTCAGAAGAACGAAGAGACCATCATCAAAGCCGCCGAAGACGAGTTCGCCCGGCACGGGTTCAAAGGCACCAGCATGAACACCATCGCCCTGAATGCCGGGTTGCCCAAGGCGAACCTGCATTATTACTTCACCAACAAACTCGGTTTGTACGTGGCGGTGCTGAGCAACATCATCGAGTTGTGGGACAGCACCTTCAATACCCTGACCGCCGAGGATGATCCGGCCGAAGCGCTGACGCGTTATATTCGCGCCAAGATGGAGTTTTCCCGTCGCCAGCCACAAGCGTCGCGGGTCTTCGCCATGGAAGTGATCAGCGGCGGCGAATGCCTGACCGAGTATTTCAACCAGGATTATCGGGCCTGGTTCCAGGGCCGGGCGGCGGTGTTCCAGGCGTGGATCGACGCCGGCAAAATGGACCCGGTTGATCCGGTCAACCTGATCTTCCTGTTGTGGGGAAGCACTCAGCATTACGCCGACTTCGCCACACAGATCTGCCGGGTCAGCGGGCGTACCAAACTGACCAAACAAGACATGGAAGAAGCCGGCAACAATCTGATCCGCATCATCCTCAAGGGCTGCGGCCTGACCCCTGCCATTTAA
- a CDS encoding LysR family transcriptional regulator, producing the protein MSTRRPDPLAQVSDFDIRLLRIFRSVVECGGFSAAESVLGIGRSAISQQMSDLEQRLGLRLCQRGRAGFSLTEEGREVYQSALQLLSALESFRTEVNGLHQHLRGELTIGLTDNLVTLPHMRITHALAQLKERGPDVQIQIRMIAPNEVEQGVLDGRLHVGVVPQASALSGLEYQPLYSERSLLYCAVGHPLFYVDDKQLDDERLNSQDAIAPTFRLPAEIQAHYQALNCTASASDREGMAFLILTGRYIGYLPDHYASLWVQQGRLRALKPKARFYDLSLASVTRKGRRPHLVLESFLESLAATR; encoded by the coding sequence ATGAGCACCCGTCGCCCTGATCCACTCGCGCAAGTCAGCGACTTTGATATCCGTTTATTGCGGATCTTTCGCAGCGTGGTCGAGTGCGGCGGCTTCTCGGCGGCGGAAAGCGTGCTGGGGATCGGTCGTTCGGCCATCAGCCAGCAAATGAGTGATCTGGAACAGCGCCTGGGCTTGCGATTGTGCCAACGCGGTCGCGCCGGATTTTCCCTGACCGAAGAAGGTCGCGAGGTGTACCAATCGGCCTTGCAGCTATTAAGTGCGCTGGAAAGTTTCCGCACCGAGGTCAACGGCCTGCACCAACACTTGCGCGGCGAATTGACCATCGGCCTGACCGATAACCTGGTCACCCTCCCCCACATGCGCATCACCCACGCCTTGGCGCAATTGAAGGAACGCGGCCCGGACGTGCAAATCCAGATCCGCATGATCGCGCCCAATGAAGTTGAACAAGGCGTGCTCGATGGCCGTTTGCATGTCGGCGTAGTCCCGCAGGCCAGCGCGCTGTCAGGGCTGGAATATCAGCCGCTCTACAGCGAACGCTCGCTGCTGTACTGCGCGGTCGGACATCCGCTGTTTTATGTCGACGACAAACAACTCGATGACGAGCGTCTCAATAGCCAGGACGCGATTGCCCCGACCTTCCGCTTGCCGGCGGAGATCCAGGCCCATTACCAGGCGCTCAATTGCACCGCCAGCGCTTCGGACCGTGAAGGCATGGCGTTCCTGATCCTGACCGGCCGGTACATTGGTTACCTGCCGGACCATTACGCCAGCCTCTGGGTGCAGCAAGGTCGTTTACGCGCCTTGAAACCGAAGGCACGTTTCTATGACCTGAGCCTTGCATCGGTCACGCGCAAGGGCCGCCGTCCGCATTTGGTCCTGGAAAGTTTCCTGGAAAGTCTCGCCGCAACGCGCTGA